Within the Paramormyrops kingsleyae isolate MSU_618 chromosome 2, PKINGS_0.4, whole genome shotgun sequence genome, the region CGGCCCTCCCTCAGGTCCCAGGAGCGCACCGTGTTGTCCAAGCCCCCCGTCCACAGCTTGGTGCCGTCGTTGGAAATGTCAATGCAGCTGGCTCCGTCCGTGTGGCCCTGAAACTGCCTGATTTCGCACAAAGAAAATCTTAACGACGCTTAATGAAAAACCCTTTGCTATGTATTATAAGAAATTAAGGGGTTTTTTCTTCCCGCATTTGTAAacagcaacagaaaaaaacagcaacctAAAGCTTTTACAGAGTGTAGCTATTCCTCCATTAGTTAACTGCAAATACTGAAATTTAACTTAGAtctatattttaaattaaactgcATGTTTACAATATCTGGCCTCTGTGGAAAAACCTTAGAAGTTCATATTTTTGTAAGAAACTGTGCAGAGGTCACCTTGACCTGATGGTGTACAAAAATAGGACATGCCAAAAAGTATTGTGGGCAGGGCCGGATCTTCAGGGGCCCTAGGCAGGCACACAGCCAgaaataatttttttggggggggggagggggtgggtgggtCCCCTCCATATGTTTCAGTAACCAGGTAGGGGGGGTTGGGTTTTCCTCACAGATTTTGCCAGCCCCGAGTGTGGAAAGGCCACAGGATCCGCCACGCTCTCACCTGACCAGGGTCTGGTTGTGCAGGTCCCACACGGCGATGTTGCCGTCGCTGCAGCAGGAGAAGCAGACTTTGGAGTCGGGGCTGATGGCCAAGGCGTAGCAGGCGGGGGCCGAGGACGTGAGCTCCGCCTTGATGCGCGGGGTGGGGGCGGCCAGGTCCCAGATGGACAGGGTGCTGGCCTCGCCGCCCACGATCAGGGTGCGGCCGTCGGGAAGGAGTCGGCAGGACCGGATGTAGTTATCCCTGTTCTGTGGAGATGGAAACCTTTGTCAGTCACTCTCAAGGGGGGACAGGAGTCCATAGCATTACAGTTATACCTCATACCCTTAATGACCGAATCCCATTAAAGCGAATGATGGATTAAATGAACGTTGGCCAAGTATCCAAAAGGAAATGTTTATGCGCACAGACTAATATATAAAACCCACCATTTATACACACGCAGgataatttaaaaagaaaacgtGTACACACACTACACAGTATATAACGAGCatgtaaataatatttaattacacttttgcACAGTAAGAATTTCAGCCTTAATTATCACTGCAGAGCAAAGACCAAAGGCAAGAAGGTACCACGCGGTTAACCTGCTAATAGACTAGAACGGAGAATACAAAGAGAAGCTGATTAAATATTAAAGTGAACAAGTGGGGCTTGTTTGAACGCAGCCGTGGAATTCATTCGCAAAAGCAAACCTTTTGTCGCCCTGCCGGCTGGGTGCACACAGAGAACATCGGAAAACGGGTCACAGGTTCTTTGTGAGCACCCAAAAACGCACAGTGTCAGCCTGGCGCTCAGTCCCCACGGCGATCCTACGCCGAGCAAAGCCTGCTCTCCTGTCCGTGAGCTCGGTATACTCGCTACGTCACATGAAGACCTTCAACCAGAAGCACACATCCGGCCCTCAAATCATTCTGGCTGTTCATTATGAATCATCCACTGACTGAATTCCTGTCAATCGCGGAATgacccctcccctcctctccccccccccgtcacgcAAAGACCCCCCACGCTTAAAGCTCTGCCAGGTCAGTGCCAATCAGGGTGCCTTTGTCCCCGCTGTTCCTTTCCCTTGACTCTGCAAGGAACCAGCACCGGTTCCTGAATGactatgaccccccccccatcatcccCCCAATATTCACTCTCACAATTTCACAATTTTTGGCATCTAGTAAGATCTTAACAAGATGGGCCTGGATATTCAAGAGAACGTCAAGGTGAACAAGGGGAAAGAAGGCAACGAgagaaattaaaaagtaataaagaaaaaacaaactaGACCCAGCGTGAATCAATCCAAGGTTTCCCCAAACTGAAAGCAGCCAGGAAAAGGTCACCCAACGTCACAGGCGTCACTGAAAGGCCATGACGTCCGCTTTGAAGGGACAGGCATCTTGCTTTCATCCCTGACTTCCTGCTCCCCTGTCACCCCAAATCAcagcatggggggtgggggggagtaaACAggattctgctttttttttttgaatgcatatcccagccagcaggtggcgcaatGGCCGAGGAACCAGAATCACATGCGAGGCTGAATGTTCAAATGAGTTACAACACCTGCTGTATCCCTCACAGAAGGGTGGTCTGAACTTGAATGGCTTCTCTAAATACTGATAGAAATGGACTGAAGGTTGAGGAAGTAGCCCCAGCACGTGCTCTGCTGTGAGGAATCGTCCTCCACTCACCAGGCAGTCGAGCTGGGATACGGGGCTCTTGTTGCCAGGGTGACTGATGTCCCAGACCTTGACGCAGCCCTTGCCGCCCGTGTAGACGTGCCGGGTGGGGTTGCTGATGGTGACGGCGCACACCACCTCGCCGTGGCTCAGCGTGTTGATCTGGCGGGCGTGCCGTGGGATGCCTGGGCCAATCAGGGCGTCGGGGGGGAAGGGCACGGGCTGCATCTGCCCGTCGGCGCTCACATGGAAGGAGTAGGCcctggggagggaggagggacagGGTGGGAAGTGTGTtagtaagtgtgtgtgtgtctgtgcgtgcgtgcgtgtgcatgtgtgtgtgcgtgtgtgtgtgtgagtcaaATGCCCCAGCTATGGTCGGCCTCCCTCACCCACAACCTCTGACCTCTGGTAATCCACTTCATTATTAGAGCCAGTGTAGCACTGTTTGCTAATTCATTAAGAACATCATTTAAATAATCTGAAGTAACTAATATGAGCCAAGCTCAACACTCGAGCAGATGCCTTAGTGCAGGGATCCCTGCTCAACCATCGTATAAATACTGCATCCCAGGTCGGCCTGAGCGGTCGGGCTATTGGCTGTGCTAATCACCTCCCTGCTGGCTGCAGCTCGGCCTGGGAGCTCGGCTCACAGCCTAAAGGGAACCTGAGGACCGGCCAGAACCCACACtataaacacatgcacacacacatttgtattcatatctttgtggggaccatttctaTGGAAAAAACCCTAATCCAAACAATGACAATATTAACacccacccagccctaagcttaaccataaacaaccaaacaaaatacaagacttttggaagttttagtttttttattgcagtcacagacatttataaaattgagtttccccttctGGGGACCAAAAAATGATCGGTACAATGTCAACGCAACAgggttttatcacattgtggagacacacagacacacacacgcacactttAATATGATCCATAATGGCACAAAACCTGCAAAATATATTCAAGTATCACTCATTTTATAGACACTTATTCAGCAGAGGGCTAAGTCACATTCAAAACTGaccattttatttacttttttaaaagCTACTTTAAAATTTACCTTAAAAGTACACACACCTGCAGACCCTCGGcctacagcacacacacacggacagacggacacacacacacagagctagGTACTCCATGCTTGCCAGCCATATTTTCCCAGGATCCCATTCCGGAAACAAGGAGCATCAGGGCTTACGTACGGTTTTCCGCCTGGGATGCCGGAGAGATTGGGAGGGATGCCGGGAACACGCATGTGATGATGCGGGTCGAAGCCAACCTGTCCAGGACCAAAACCATCAAGAGAGTCAGTTTACGGCCTTTTCATTCCGGATAATTCCGCTGCAGAGCCCTAACCTGAGACAATTATTGTGTAGAATTAAAGACCATGTGACCTGTGGCGTGCGTACTAGTGCGTATAGCAGCAAAAAGAACACCCGTAATGTTTAAAACAGCAAGCATTTGTCCGCCATGGGGGGACTAGTGCCGGTTTTAATCGGACTTTTAGATCAGAGTGTCTGCTGCTGAGCTACGGCCAGACAAGCCTCTGTGACACTGCCAATTCCACAATATATACaccctttttaaaaatccattccaaaaatgatatattttatgtatttgcGTTTGAGATTAGAAATCCAGCCGGCGGGCCAGCTCTGTAAGCACAGGGAGTTTTACGTGCGCCGGGAGAAACATTATCCCAAAGCCTTTCGCCTCCCCTCTGGTGATGGTTTTTGGCCCACAAATGAACCGTGAATTCCGTGGCTGAGCTACAGAGGGGATCTTCTCTTCTGCaagccccaaccccccccccccccctctagaTTTTTCAGTTGGTTTCTTCTGGGATCCAGCTTGACAAATGGGGGCATACCATATTTTGAGCCTGCCATAGGGAAGGGGTTTAGGTAGGTGCTTGTGACTGCAGGAGGGCATGCTTGGTGCGGTATAATGCTTGAGGCTgggatgtttaaaaaaaataaaaaataaaaaaaatctaagacACGGTGGAGCGTACCATCATCTGTGGCGAGGGGAAGTCTCTGTAACGTACCACTTGTGAGCGGCCATAGGCTGCTGCCGCAGCAGCCGCGGCTGCCGCTGCGCTCATCTGAGGAGAGATGTTGTGGAGGCCGGCGTAGGCGGCCCCCGGGCTGGTCAGGTCCCCATTCATGCCGGCGTGGGGCACTATGCCAAAGGGAGCGGGGTAGGGGCAGGGCACGGCCATCGGGGTACGGAGGCCAGGCACTGGGTGAAGGAAAAAGCAGGCCGACGATTAGTGACCTGCAGCTGCATTTAATTTAACAAGTAGGCAGTTTCACTGCATATTTATACAGTTTTTGGCATCTAGTAAGTCTTAACAAGAGGTGGTGCGTTAAATTCTTGCTAGACATCAGTAAGAAGAGGAAAGAATCTGACAAGCTGAATTTCAGGTTTTTACTCCTTACTAAAAGAAAGCTGTAAAAGTGCTATAATGGAAATAAGGCATAAAATCAGGCAGGGGTATAAGCGTGTCGGAGGCGTGTGCCGGCGAAGGCGTGTGCCCGCCCGCGGGCCGCAGTAGGGAGGTCCCCTGGGATCATTAGCCGTGCCGGAGCAGTGGAGCAGAGGCCAGTGGTAATGAGCTGTCTAACCCTCCTGGAGGCGCCGCTGACCACGGCGGGCATCACGCTGGGCTCATGACACGAGCGGGGACCCCAGGACAAAGGCCCCAGGAGGCGAGCGCTCACTGTCAGGGCACCCCAGGCCCTCGGTGCATATTTAAGGGGCCCGCATACGTCACGGGGGCCGGGTCGGGATTCACCCGCTTCCACAAGCCGCAGTCACCAGGAGCCACATATTCGATCCATGGGACAAAGTTTCCAAAAGTGAGcacagaacccccccaccccaccccagatAAAGTGCAGTTCAGAGGAGGAGCATAATGGCAAggaggttgtgtgtgtgtgtgtgtgtgcgcgtgtgtgtgtgtgtgcgtgcgtgtgtgcgcgtgtgtgtgtgcgtgtgtgtgcgtgtgtgtgcgtgcgtgcgtgcgtgtgtgcgcgtgtgtgtgtgcgtgtgtgtgcgcgtgtgtgtgcgtgtgtgtgcgcgtgtgtgtgcgtgtgtgtgtgcgtgcgtgtgtgtgtgcgtgtgtgtgcgtgtgcgcgagGGAGGCTTACCCAGAGGATCTACCCCCGGGGGTTTTCCGGGTACCCCCCTCAGGCTGCTGGCGGAGTTGCTCCCTGGGGTAGTGGCATCAGACCGTGGAGTAGGAGTGCTCGACTTTGACACAGGGGTAGTGGACTTCtcgttctggggggggggatggacaTTAACATCCATCAGACAAGCAAAACAACCCACACACCTGAATGTACAACAGGTAGCACAAGTATCGGGGAGATGGCACTAGGTAGGCAGGCCATGCTCAGAATCACCCAATCAGGATCTCTGTATTATTCAAAGGACCCACCAGGCTGAGCTCTTTGGATTTAGAAGAGGGCGTGCTACTGGAGGAAGCAATGGAGGCGGGGCTGATGGGCGCGTCCTTCTTCATCAGCCGACTCTTGTCCAATCCATTTTCCCTGGGGGAGTGGGCAGGACTCCCTCGCGGGGATGCAGGGTCCTGCATCGGAGAGTGTTACATTTGCTCACAGGGGGTGGACAGAAATCACTTTGCATGACATCATTTGCCGGTGCTCATAGAtacgcccctcccccccgatcTGCATGCAGTTGGATCCCCGACACTGCGTGTTGATATGGTAGCATGAATATGCATGGGCGCCTGTTATCTGGCCCCTCTGCCAGGGCAGGTGTTTGCCGCCACATGACACGGAGCCTCCGAGCATCCAACAGGAGGCGCCCTTCGCACCCCGTGCTCTGCCGCCAAGAAGGCATCCTACACCATGCCACTTCCTCTTAGcgccctccctccctccctcactccacacactcacacgctcCTCTTCTCCATTCAGTACAGCTTTCCCCCCATTTCCCTCCCATACCCTGCCACCAGAGGCTATAATCCCATTCTACCTCATTGGACACGTCCACCACCAGGTTGTCGTCGCTCTTCTCCCCGTCACTGTCCTAAGAATTGCAAAGagatggggttgggggggggggggggtcagtggaTGACTCATCCTTATTTCATGGTGACGCATTCAGTATGTTCACATGGAAAGTGGCGGCTGCAGACTGTGTTTTCCTGCTTACTGCGCGGCTTGGCATCTCTATTCCCCTTCTACACCTCGCCCCCActcccgcccccacccccagcacagGCTGCCAGCCACACACCCCTCCCCAATCTTACATAGCGGGTTGCCAGGTCCTTGTCTTCAGTCTTCTGCTTCTTACTCTCGGATGAGTAGTCAGTGGAGTTGCGGTGCTTCTCCGAGGCTCGGAAGCTGGCCGATGGCGACACAGAGGAGCTCTGCAGAAATGGGGCCGAGGTCAGTGTCTCGCCAGAAGGTCAGCGCCTACTCACACATTCCAGCCGGCCGGACAAAGGGACCTTTTAGGCCCTTTCTTAAGAATGCATCGATTTAGGACGACAGCAGCAGAGGACCTCGGCTGGTCACCCAGGAGGTGCTGTCCTCACCCAGCGCTTGGCTCTACAAACGGGGAAGGCAAAGCCAGCCTCGAGaagagcctccccccccccccccccccccgagacgGGATATTACAGCACCGGGCATGGGGGAGATTAATGTGAGCGATCGTGGAGTACAGAAACCCACCTCTGGTATGAACATGGCTACCGTGACCACAAACAATATCTTTGAGGAGATTTCTGGGAGAGAGGGGCTTATACAGCTGGGGGCCCTGGGAGAGCCAGCCTTGCCCAGCAGAGCTGCACCTCAGAGGCCCAGCTTTGGCACGCCGTTTGAGCGTCGGCGCCTGAAGCAGACACTCGCTCTGATGGACAGGCTGAGGCAGCGGACCAGAAAGAAACCCTACCGCTTCAATTCTTGTCCCGCATTCTTCCGGGACGGTGCGTGGACAAGCTGTTCTGAGGCCCAGACCGACTGAAACTCTTCCCTTGTTTCCTCGGTGCGTAATTAAACACCTCAGAGGGCCTGGCCGCTAACTCAATGTGGAAGAATTAGCTGATCACATTAAATGCGACACAGAAGAGCCTCTCAGATGTAATGAGGACAAAGCCACTTGATATGAGCACTGTGTCCTCCCGCGGTCCTCAACAACCTCTAATGCATCCAGCCAGCCAGGAAATCCTACACGGCGTTGAGGTCCCAGCCAGGGAGTGATGCCCCCCCTCGGCAGGTATTCAGACAGCCCACCGATGGTCCCCCGCCATGGATAACCCGTCACCGATTGGGCAGTCCAGTGGCTGTGACGGCCAGCAGTGCAGCCGGGGCCTCTCTAATGGCCCGGGAGCTCCAGCCTAATAATGGGCCGGGCGCCGCTCCCCCTTCCCCTCGTTACTCCCGTCTCTCTCCTCCGTCTCCGCGCTCCCCCGCGGCTCTGATAGCGGAGGTAATTACTGAGGAGGCTGACAGTGTGTAATTGGGCTGGGAGCCAACAGACGGAGGCTCCAGCTGGGTTCTGGAGCAGTCTGTCGTACGATgcgtggagggggggagggtcaGATTAACTCCAGAAGACATCCCAAGCACACAGAGAAGATCCTGCCCAGCCTGGGAGGAGAGCTCCCCATGCAGAAGGAGGTCCATCCTATGCAGTGAAATCCTCCACTGCAGGCACATGAACCCCCCCAAAAACAGAGAGAGATGCATGGCAGGTGTCTTGTCATCCACCAATGACTGTGCTCCACCTCCCATAAAGTTAAACAGATAAACATTTTGACCGTAAACTCGCTAAAGGCTCACGGAGACCGATCGACCCTCTACAACCAAATGAACACCTTCAACCGATGCACTCTTACAATAAGCCTCCCAGTGTTATCAACCAAATGTGTCCATGCCTATCAAGTGTCCGGGTGCCGTCAACATGACAAAGTCATTTAGACTGGCTCGAATGTGAGAGGAGACAGGCATGTCCATCAGAGGGACATGCCAGAGCAGGACACTGCATTCACTGCCAATGCGCAgcaccccacacccccaccacccccccccaccccccaacgaGGCAGATGTGCTGCCAAAAAACAGCACAATTCAAATCCTTCACAATATACGTCCTCCATTAACCTTTCTCAAAGCAATAAACCCGCAAATTAAGCCCTCGTGTAAGTCTTTCATTAACGGCAatcttaattaatttaattgcgTAATGACAGACTCAGGTGCTTCTCGACGACCGAGtccctggaatgctgccagcagcAGAGCCGGAAGATTCTCCCCGGCGCCTGACCTGTCATTCGGCATACGACTCTATTTCCCACGTCTCAGGGCTTGTCTTACAGCTCACGTCTATATTGTCCTTGGCTTATATTCTGTCCTAACCTTTACATCTATATTCTCGCTGTTCTGTAGCATGCCAGCCACATGCGTGACCATGGTCTTATTGTACGTTTATAGTACTATCATCTATGCTGCAAATTAATAACAATTAGCTGCATCAGAGTGTGTATGGGTCAGACCGTGGTTCAGATATGAAAGGGACAAAAGAGTCTCGGCTTCCAGTCCCCCTGCTGGATGCACCACAGTAACTCTGGCAGGCTACCGTGATGCTGACTGAACAAACCCTCATAATCAGATTATGACCACAACCACAAGCCAAGTAACAAGCAGTTGAAACATTTCAGAATTGCCACAGGAAAAAAAGGCAGAACTCTGCTCTCTGGATGAGTTACATTTCATCCATCTTAACACGTTGTGAAATGTGGTTATATGAGAGCCGTGGTTATGTCCGCACCGGATCCCGGCATCGCTCGAGATAAACCGCCGCGGTGTCCGCACCGGATCCCGGCATCGCTCGAGATAAACCGCCGCAGTGGCCGCACCGGATCCCGGCATCGCTCGAGATAAACCGCCGCAGTGTCCGCACCGGATCCCGGCATCGCTCGAGATAAACCACCACCGTGTCCGCACCGCATCCCAGCATCGCTCGAGATAAACTGCCGCAGTGTCCGCACCGGATCCCAGCATCGCTCGAGATAAACCGCCGCAGTGTCCGCACCGGATCCCAGCATCGCTTTCATTTCAGAATTGCCACAGGAAAAAAAGGCAGAACTCTGCTCTCTGGATGAGTTACATTTCATCCATCTTAACACGTTGTGAAATGTGGTTATATGAGAGCCGTGGTTATGTCCGCACCGGATCCCAGCATCGCTCGAGATAAACCACCACCGTGTCCGCACCGCATCCCGGCATCGCTCGAGATAAACCGCCGCGGTGTCCGCACCGGATCCCGGCATCGCTCGAGATAAACCGCCGCGGTGTCCGCACCGGATCCCGGCATCGCTCGAGATAAACCGCCGCGGTGTCCGCACCGGATCCCGGCATCGCTCGAGATAAACCGCCGCGGTGTCCGCACCGGATCCCGGCATCGCTCGAGATAAACCACCACCGTGTCCGCACCGCATCCCAGCATCGCTCGAGATAAACCGCCGCAGTGTCCGCACCGGATCCCAGCATCGCTCGAGATAAACCGCCGCAGTGTCCGCACCGGATCCCAGCATCGCTTTCATTTCAGAATTGCCACAGGAAAAAAAGGCAGAACTCTGCTCTCTGGATGAGTTACATTTCATCCATCTTAACACGTTGTGAAATGTGGTTATATGAGAGCCGTGGTTATGTCCGCACCGGATCCCAGCATCGCTCGAGATAAACCACCACCGTGTCCGCACCGCATCCCAGCATCGCTCGAGATAAACCGCCGCGGTGTCCGCACCGGATCCCAGCATCGCTCGAGATAAACCGCCGCGGTGTCCGCACCGGATCCCGGCATCGCTCGAGATAAACCGCCGCGGTGTCCGCACCGGATCCCGGCATCGCTCGAGATAAACCGCCGCGGTGTCCGCACCGGATCCCGGCATCGCTCGAGATAAACCGCCGCAGTGTCCGCACCGGATCCCAGCAACACTCGAGATAAACCGGCACAGTGTCCGCACCGGATCCCAGCATCGCTCAAGATAAACCGCCGCAGTGTCCGCACCGGATCCCAGCAACACTCGAGATAAACCGCCGCAGTGTCCGCACCGGATCCCAGCAACACTCGAGATAAACCGCCGCAGTGTCCGCACCGGATCCCAGCAACACTCGAGATAAACCGCCGCCGTGTCCGCACCGAATCCCAGCATCGCTCGAGATAAACCGGCACAGTGTCCGCACCGAATCCCAGCATCGCTCGAGATAAACCGGCACAGTGTCCGCACCGGATCCCAGCATCGCTCGAGACAAACCACAGTGGTGTTTGCACCAGATCTCGCCATTGCTTGGGATAAATCGGCACCATGTCTGCACCAGATTTCAGTACTGCTTGGTATCCCAACTGTTGTATCAGCTCCAGTAAAACTGCCGCCATACGTCTGACGGCACCATGAGGAGAGAAGTGATCCCAGTAGGGATCTGTGCAGTTGGAGTGAATGCCAGCATTCCAGGATGCAGCCTGGTCATGGCAGGTCCCTGAGGGGCtcagagagacagggacacggagcgggacacacacacacacacagtaatgtGACTTCCCCGGCTCTTATCTGCCAGCAGCCGCCCTGAGTGGGTTGCAGGGGGCCATGGGAGCAGCTCTGTCTGTGACCCGGCCACTTCTCACACACAGCCATTGGAAGCAATTACTGActggaccccccctccccaggagaGGCCCCAATCTGATTTACTGTTAATAGCCTCCGACATGCTGCATCAGAGTGGGACCAAGCGCATTAGGGCCTCACcacaggccaccctcctcctcTGTCCCATTCCTCCTCATCCCTCCATCTCCACAGAAAAGCTGAGGTGTCCCCCACATGCTCTGAGGACTCGCGATAGTGGCCAAATCCGTCCTGACGCATCATTTGCGGctgaatgggggaggggggcggttcCTCGCTTTTGAAGGACGAGGTGTTcctttcccaaaaaaaaaaaggaaaatattacCGGCATGACTAGAGACGCCGTACAAAGAACTCGGGTGGTGAAATTAAAAAACCGCCTTCAGTCAGACTGCATATTCGCACATTCATATTCAGTGAGCTGAAAGTAAGGTCGCAACCGCATCCACATTACAAAGAATCGCTGTCATTTAGTGATCTGACTGCTCAGTATGCGCTATATGTGTCTCACCAGTGTGTTTGCTAAGCATTCCATttgaattccccccccccccccccatgtatgGCACAATTACCTCTTCCGCATTTGTGCATAATATTATTCCTGCTTTTATGTTCAGCACAGACAGATTCACGTCATAATTCGGCACTTTCTGACCATCACGTAACAATGGGAGGCGGGAAAggtggaggacagggaggagccAACTGAGTCAGTAATGATGGGAGGAGCCAACAGCGAGCCGGGGGGCAGCCGACAGCGAGCCGGGGAGGCCGGGGGGCAGCCGACAGCGAACCGGGGAGGCCGGGGGCAGCCGATAGCGAACCGGGGAGGCTGGGGGGCAGCCGACAGCGAACCGGGGAGGCCGGGGGGCAGCCGGGGAGGCCGGGGGTACCAAGTGCTCCCTTCCCGGCTCTTTTTCAGCCACAGTTTACATCCAGCCCCTGCATTTTGTTACCAAAGCTGACAGGGTTGACCACAGGTCATAAAGCAGCGTTGTAAATCCATCAGAGGCTGCCGGCAAATTCCTATATGGGGGGGCAGGACGGGCCAGCAGGCGGGGAGGCCTCAGGCCCACAGCGCCATCCTGCTGCCGCAGGGCTGCTGCATTATCAGGACTCTTTTGTTTGTCCCCATTTGTATCTAATGCTTTTGTCAACAGGCCCACAAAAGGCTGAGCAAACAGGCAAGACAAACACGAGCTCTGATGGCGGCGCCACTAAATCCCACAATTATCCTCcagctgctcacacacacacatgcgcatacgcgtgcgcacacacacacacacacacacacacacacatgcgcatacgcgtgcgcacacacacacacacacacacacatgcgcatacgcgtgcgcacacacacatacatacatacatacatacatacatacatacatacatacatacatggaCATACGCATACATGAACACACGCACATAAAGACCTGTGCTCGTAtctttctatgggcaa harbors:
- the LOC111839205 gene encoding transducin-like enhancer protein 4 isoform X6, which gives rise to MIRDLSKMYPQARHPAPHQPAQPFKFTISESCDRIKEEFQFLQAQYHSLKLECEKLASEKTEMQRHYVMYYEMSYGLNIEMHKQAEIVKRLNAICAQVIPFLSQEQHQQQVVQAVERAKQVTMAELNAIIGQQQLQAQHLSHGHALPVPLTPHPAGLQPPTLPPVGGSASLLALSSALSGHPQLPIKDEKKHHDNEHQRDRDSVKSSSVSPSASFRASEKHRNSTDYSSESKKQKTEDKDLATRYDSDGEKSDDNLVVDVSNEDPASPRGSPAHSPRENGLDKSRLMKKDAPISPASIASSSSTPSSKSKELSLNEKSTTPVSKSSTPTPRSDATTPGSNSASSLRGVPGKPPGVDPLVPGLRTPMAVPCPYPAPFGIVPHAGMNGDLTSPGAAYAGLHNISPQMSAAAAAAAAAAAYGRSQVVGFDPHHHMRVPGIPPNLSGIPGGKPAYSFHVSADGQMQPVPFPPDALIGPGIPRHARQINTLSHGEVVCAVTISNPTRHVYTGGKGCVKVWDISHPGNKSPVSQLDCLNRDNYIRSCRLLPDGRTLIVGGEASTLSIWDLAAPTPRIKAELTSSAPACYALAISPDSKVCFSCCSDGNIAVWDLHNQTLVRQFQGHTDGASCIDISNDGTKLWTGGLDNTVRSWDLREGRQLQQHDFTSQIFSLGYCPTGEWLAVGMENSNVEVLHVTKPDKYQLHLHESCVLSLKFAHCGKWFVSTGKDNLLNAWRTPYGASIFQSKESSSVLSCDISVDDKYIVTGSGDKKATVYEVIY